The DNA sequence TTGCTCACTGGCTTCACTGCAACCCAAAATTAATCCCCACAAGGATACAATTTGAATCCCTAATCCTCGAAGGCTCTTCTGAGTGGCGAGCACTCAGCAACGAATCCTCTTATTGCCAGAACAAATTTTCTAACAATCACTTCGATATAGAGACTGTGATAAATGCTGGTATCAGACCAGTCTCTATTTGCACAGATAGATCAGTTACGGGGATGTTCGGGGTTGAAAATTTCAACTTGTTGAAAGATATGTTCTCTTTAGACAATATGTGGGAGACCGTAACTAAAGATTTAACAGCAGAGCCAAAAATTTTCGTCGTGGGTTGGAACGATCACTTCTTTGTCTTAAAACTAGAACTTCATGTTTGTTATATTATTGATTCATATGGAAGTAGATTATTTCAAGGGTGCAACCAAGCTTATATGCTAAAATTTGACGATTCAAGTGTAATTTACGGCACCGATCAACAAATTCTTTGCACGGGCAAAGATTGCTGCAAGGAATATATGAGAAAGTTTTTAAGTAATAATATTGTTATGAAACTGCAGCAGGAATACAAGAGGGGATACATTCAATTACCTTATCTATATGAGAAGTTGCAAGTAGACATGAGCTATATGTGCTTAAATGCTCCATCGCCAGTATCATCTTCATCGACGTCTTCCTATGATGCCCCATCTCCCCTTCAATTGTGATGATTCTTCTTTTATTAGTGATGCTCATCTTCCTAATGAAGAGTAAACAAGAGTTGTGTGTTATGTAAATGTTCAGTTaatatgtaaatttatttattttattattttgtgtttatGTAAAGATTTGATTaatatgtaaatttatttattttattaattttaaaggaaatgtttaaataaatttaaaatttaattatatgtgaggaattaaatttaattagtacTTCAAACAGTCTTCAATAGTGACTAATGTATATCATCATtttaatctaaaataataaattaaagtatatgtAAATAAATCTTAGCATTTTgccttataattataaataagttaAGTTTGATATGATCATGCCTAATAACGAAGGCCATATTATATCTCCAAGGAATAAACATAGTAAAGTATTTTTCGATATTCAAAAGCTATTTATTTAGCCAAATTagtatactaaaaaaatttaataaacccAACATGTTCATTTTGAGTTTAACTGCCTTAGTATGGTAAATAACctctaataaaatttaatgttaagATATAAATTCCAGTTTGTAAATTACATGGATGTAAAACAACACAACAAAGATTCTTACAATAATTTACCTTAAGATCCTGATTAACCAACCAAGATTCTCTCTTAGATTCGAAGACAAACTTCCCTTGCTTCGATTGAGTTGAAATCCTTTTAGCTATATGAATTTGAACGCCTTTCAGATGAAACGATTTCCATTATCACTTCACCACAAAAGCTTAAACTTTTCAACATTGAAGGAAACTAGAagaaataaagaagaagaagaagaagaagaagaagaaaaaaaatagaattctaTCCTaaccagggccggccctgaaaatatatgggtccaagacgaattaaattttggggcccttaaaaatatataaaaaaataatcaaaaaagagtgttatgggattaAAACCCATGACCTTAGACATTATGCCATCCAActcaaccaactaagctatgaatatttgttgcttataatacacttaaattttacttaaataaaagcctaaataaatttttttattttttttatttcgggcccccggaaagtgtgggccctacgcgcgggcctagcccgcctatgcctagggccggccctgatcCTAACAAAGAAAAAATCTCTATCAAAGAATCAAATGAGTGATCGTTAGATTGACAGCTCACATGCCAATACATGACAGCTGTCCAAcctgtcaaaaataaaatataaaccaGTAGCATGCCTGCTCAGATGAAACTACCGAGTGTCCATATAACACAAAACTCATAAATTTTGTATACACAAAAATATTGTTCTTACAATCTCCCATAGCTTGAAAAATTATGATGAATGAATTAACCACAATGCATGAAGATAAGCAACATAAACTACAACAATCAAAAACAACATACACCGAGTATGATCACATAAACAACCATGAGATACACACAAAGATATGGTTCCTACATTCTCCCCCTTAAAAATTTATGATCAATGCAACAACAATATAAGAAAGCATGACTAATGGCTAATGAAAAACtaacaaaaaccaaaaaaaccAGAGATGCTAAATTGTCACATAATAATCACCAATACAATTAATATACAATACCTTTCCCTCATTAAGCATAATGAAACACTCCCATTATAGAAACTCCCCTGGTAGATGGTCTGTAGGTGGAATAACAAAAGGACCAGTGTGTTCGCTCTTGTTTACACCAAGAGTAGCCTTGATGACTTAAACATCAATGTTTGACTAGTGGCAAGAAATATGACATTTTGGAGTTAATTAGTCCCGAGTCATAGCAAGTCGACCTGGCAAGGGTCCCTAGCCCTGCGCCTAGGCTGACTTCTGGAACTCCAGAATGGAAGTTCGGACTTCAATAACTTGAATCCAACTCACTATATATCTTTCATTATTTTACACCATGAAGACATGGAGCAATCTAATCCAAGCCCAGCTGAAATTATACGAACATGCAACCCAAAAAGCAAAGCTGGGCACCTAGGGTTTCACCTGGTGCCCAAATTGACATCATAAATTAGGGTTTCAGTTTTTGAGACAGTCTTAATGTAAAAGGGTCAAAACTTGCATTGGGACATCAACAAGACATACTATAGACAAATTCGAATTTcccaaattataattaattatcatcagCACAACAAATTGTACAAGGTGTCATGtcgttattagtgtaattagtATTGGATCTCATATAgcataagaaaatatttttttaggaaaTATCACTAATAGTACtgcccaataacaatgctcttcTTTAAACATTAGTGTCAATTAACTAAGggctaaataaataattaactaccaatttaaaattaaattgcatACTATATAGGATATAAATCACTTTGGTGATAAGTGTAATAactcatgttcttatatatgtagGACAATGTTCTACAATATTCCTCCTTAAGATGTTAGCTACTTTTTGCTCACCAATTTTAAACCATATCAGAGTTGACATGATTATTATCTGTATAGATGCATATCGAACATGATCACATACTTGCAAAAGATATGATGACTCTGATAGAATGTTTAAAAATATGGGATAGTTAATAGGAGAAAGAAGTGCAATAGTTCATAGACTACCCCTATTGATGCTATTGCTAGTGTGAATTGCCACTTCCCCATAAGTGTTCCCAGCCGTTAGAGATAATTGTATACCAATTAATGGTTATGGTGATGGCAGAGTAACATGTTATCCTCTTAGCCCCCCAAGAAATCAtacatatttatacatatatatatatatatataggacttGTCTGTTGTCACGCATCTAATCTTTGAGTGACTAGTGCTGCACACTTTTAATAGCCATTAGATTGTATTAATTTTGATCTAAAGGCTGATATTACACACTTCATATATCATttctatataatattatatttgataAATAAAGGGGTATTTGACTTGAAAATGAGAAGTAAAACCGGTTGTAACCAGTTGCCAAAATCTTGATTTTCGCGCCCATTTAGTAAAGTGAAGAAACATTTTCAGCTTAGTTTCAGCTAAAAAAACTCCTTCATTGTTTCATTGTTTGATTGTTTGAAGGTTCCAAACAGGCCATAAATCAATTTTCAGTTCTCTTTTATTGTTTGAAGATCATCACCAAGGTATTTTTATTgcttttattatcatttttcttgttcttattAGTTGTTTTTAGGGTTCTTAAACTCCTTTGCTACATCACAGAGGGTATCGCCACCGGAGCTCGCGAAGAAGATGTTGCCTTGTCCTATGTAGAATTCTGGGAATCGTTTCTTACTTGTACAAGTAAGTTAATGTtcatcttctctctctctccctctccattaatatatagaggatcagaaCATGGTGTTCTTCCCATTTCTCTCTGTGTGTCTTCCTTTTAATCCTCAACCAAGATCAGAACCAAACTTTCAAAATGCTTTCAGATCAGACTTTAATAAACACAcaaacaaacatatatataattattgagggaaaataaatatataaatatatattagttttatttatttcaatctGGGAAATAGGAAATGTGTATGTATACTTATTGATGTGGTGAAGTAAAGAGCAGGACAAATCGTCCTtcccaaattaaaaaaaaaaaaaagaagaagaagaaaaagaaaagttgcACTATCCCACCTTGTTGTTTTGTATACATTTGATGAACTTATAGCTGAAGCTGCAAAATATACCTTATTGGAATTCACATCTTTGAAACAGCTATTTAACTAATTTACTTCATAAATTACAATCTTAGTTTTGGAAAATATGGTTGAGAATTCTCATTTTGGAGTATCCATTTTGCTCTCGGCCAACTCATTCTCTTTTACTCAAATCACCATCTCGATTTGGGTGGATGATTCATAAaagaacaatataaaataaaccaaaCTCAATAAAACTTATAGGAAGGCTATAGCAAACATATCCATATTCACAAAAGAACTGAGAAAGTTAGGATGAAAATCCCACTGTCTCCTAAATCTCTACAATACTtcataattattcaaaaaaattagcACAATTATTAGTGCCCATATAGAAGAGTGATAGAAGTTATTATGTATCTAGCGATGTACTAATACTTGTTACTTGATTTAAACATCTGTTCTCTCGCACAGTAAATGTATATCTATAGTGTTTCTTGGTACTGATGTTTTTTATACAGATTTGCCAAAAGATTCATGAATAAGAATTAATTTTCATACAGGACTTCTGCTCTAAACTAAAATTTTGGTAGGAATATACATGCCACATTTGATCATTTCTagaaaatatgtatattattgtGTATGTGTGGTAGATTTATTCCACCAGATGAGTTTATTATATTAACCTGGCATTGCTTACTTTAGAGTTAAGAATTTATGAAAAAGGGTACCAAAAATGAACTGTGCTTATTGAGTTTTACATATATAATTCAATTGGGTCTAAATATAAGCATTGTGATAATCATgatgagtttctggttatgtgtttttagaaaaaagtttattttattattgatcaAATTATAGTTTGGACTTTGAACTGGAACTATGATTTTGATCAATGTCATAATCTGTAATGGACTTTTTTGATGTCCTTCTTCTCTATATCTTTGTTCATTTATGCAGTTTTGTTAAATTTCCAGAAGTGAATtgataatgttttttttaattttgttatgacTTTAGGACAAAAGGTGTCATTTGAGTATCATGGcaataattatattttcactgtTCAAATCAACATAGAATTTATAAGGTCACTATTCTTATTTTCTGCGTATTGAGATTGTTGGCATTGTTATGGTTCTAACTTGATAAAATCAGCTGCATTGGGTTTAGTTTTGTAGATAGTTCAGCTGTTgtgtttttcttatattttctcAAGTGTGAACCTGCTCTTTCTGTTATGCACTTAAGGTTAATGGGGTTGAAGATTTGCAATTATGATTCATTTTAGTGTCTCTTGTCTTTATTTATAAGCTCTTAAACAGGGTTCTGATCAATTTTACTAGATAATCAATAAAGAGTCATTATTTTGAAGTTGTGCACATAATGTGGGTTCCTCAAATTATGCAATCAACTGTTATTTGTATACCATTCTCTTATGTCAAACAAAGGGTACTTGGAAAAATGTTGGATGGAAGAGAACCAAAGGTTTGAATGGCTCACTCTTTTCTTTTcctaaaaattgataaaaacaCACCTTGCTCTTTGTCCTTAGACTTTATAGTTTGCTCTTTGTCTAATGAGTTTCATACTTTTGGTTTTTGTTTCCTTTCTCCTTTGACATTTAGCCTTACAATCTGTCTTTATCTTAATTGTCAAAGTGTTTTCTTTTTACCTCATTACATACATACTAGTGACATAAATTTGACCCCCGGAGACGGGTACTCACTCCAAATAGGATGGGGATTACCCGACTTAATGGGTAATGGGGCGGGGGTGGGGTGCAATGTGAGTCAAGTAATCACTTGATTCATCAATTTAATGACATTACCTATCTGTATGTTTTATTGAACAAACATTACTACAGAATATCATtctttatatatcaaaataacatTTGAAATCtccaaagaacaaaaaaaaaatagtgttttgTGAAGGAGTGCAAAATCTCAACTCTATTCTAACAcacatgttatttatttttccatatGCAATCAAAATTTTATAGTGCAGGTTCATAATTTTTACAATCTCATAGTCCTCCAATAAGAGACTTTGAGATTTTCTATCCTAACATTAATATTGTATTTAATTACATTAAAAGATGATTGTTAAGGAATTTTGAGACTCTTGTCTCATAATTTATAAACCAGTTTTATACattttctctcttctctctgcAATCTCTAAGTTTTGGAACCAAAATGGTGACTTAAAGGAGATTTTAGTAGTAATAGATTGATGGTGTTTAATGGATGAAGCCACATTGTAAATTTTTATGGGAAATGTAAATATTGGTAGAAGAATTGAAGTGCAAACATTTGAGGGATTAGAACTTGATGGAGTGAGTGGACTAGAACTTGGAGTGCAACCACTGAGGAACATAGGGTCTGGTTGGCTGGGCTTTTAGAAGCCACTTTTCAGCCTTTGAAGTTCTAGAAGTACTTTTGAAGTTGGTTGGGTTTCCAATGAATTGTTTTGGGTCTAAAAAGTCAAAAGTGAAAGCCCATCCAACCAACTCATTTGGGGATTTTGATGTTTTCATTTTAGTGCATTGTTTTTCTCTTCTGCTATTCCCTCTTTCTACTCATTCTATCAACTATTTTCCATATATATGAGCCTTTAAAGTTGTCATTGGCAATAAATGCTGGTTCTTTGGTACAGAAGAAGGAAACCACATTGAGAGAATTGAATCATCATTGAAAGGAAAATCTTGTCCAAATAATGGAGGAGAGAGTTATAAATGCTGGGGTTTCCGCCATGAAATAAGATTACGAGGTTTGATTCTATTTCTAACTGCTTTAATCttaataactcttttttttctgtattttttaataattagtcTAAATCCAATTGGCATAAGCGTTTAATTGTAGTtcttgaaaaaatttaataactttCTGTAATCGTTCCTTTCAAAATCATTAACccttttttgggtttttataaAACTTCGTATTGAGAAAATTTGTGTCTTCTTTGTGATTTAttcatatgaatttatttatgttaaattttGAGAAAGGGTTTGTGGATTAGCTACAGATTCAGTAATACTTTTCTTTATTCTGTTTGATCCTTTGGATGGAAGAGTTGGAGAAAGTTGAAAGTAACCACACATAGTTCATCTATTCTATGATGAGGGTTAGTTGGTTTGTTTGTATTGAGTTTTCAAAGAAAGTTCATACTTAAATGATTACtacttttgatttttttgatttctGATAATGGAAAGTCATAATCAAATACCTTTTTGTGTAACTTGAAAATCCAATGTCACACCTTTTTGTGTTTACAAACTACTAACTGGTTTTTTgtttaaggctaattaggatccCTGAATTTTGGTTCTACTAAGTAGCTATATTAGTAGTTTCTTCATGAAGCACAAGTTGCTATGGGGTTTGGTTTTAACATTCAATTTCAATGAACTGTGTAAACCATAAAAGTGctaagtatttatttaattcaacctttgTTTTGCTAGACTTTTACTTCATTGCTGCTAGTATATACCAGTTAAGGCCAATTCATTAGCTAAGTTAGCACTGTACATATCATCTTGAGACTGGTTCTGGATGTAACTCCGCATATCGATCCTCAGCCATTCTGTTAAGACTTAAATCAGGGTCTATTGTCTTGCTATCTACATATTCGCCACCGGAGAAGCTCGCGAAGAAGATTTCACCTCTGTGACAAACCTCCTCGCCGACCCAAGAAGTGACCAAGGAACGTTAAACCATAAGGTCggaattctttatttatttatttcatattGTTCTGTTTTCATCACTACTACTTAGCCATATTTTTGTGACCCCTTATGGTTGAAAACAACAACCAAACTCACAGTTGGAATGGGGAGATAAGAATTaagaaccaaaataaaaaagaatacatTTTTATTCATAGATAATGaatttttagttacaatttttatcaacaacaagaagaataatgaatgaatgaatgaaagaaaaaaaaaagtaaaggggtagataaaattattaagaaataaataaaggaATGGATTTTTGTTATTGTAAAATGATGATATATGATCATGTAAGGTAATTTTCTAAGCACTATAGGTGGATAGTGTGCAAGGCTTCAGAATCCAAAATACATCCAAAGTCTTTGCTTCTTTT is a window from the Cannabis sativa cultivar Pink pepper isolate KNU-18-1 chromosome 1, ASM2916894v1, whole genome shotgun sequence genome containing:
- the LOC133033625 gene encoding uncharacterized protein LOC133033625, whose translation is METKKASFREILMGTPSNQLKQITTEEKSYSQQDLIIWERQENFKEQNLSEWSSPLKLLSQDKKALLKVPVLFASFDQTSRLASGYGACSVIAIFIAHWLHCNPKLIPTRIQFESLILEGSSEWRALSNESSYCQNKFSNNHFDIETVINAGIRPVSICTDRSVTGMFGVENFNLLKDMFSLDNMWETVTKDLTAEPKIFVVGWNDHFFVLKLELHVCYIIDSYGSRLFQGCNQAYMLKFDDSSVIYGTDQQILCTGKDCCKEYMRKFLSNNIVMKLQQEYKRGYIQLPYLYEKLQVDMSYMCLNAPSPVSSSSTSSYDAPSPLQL